The Shewanella mesophila genome contains the following window.
GAATAATCGATCCCTTGTGAGGCCATTCAACGCCGAAGTAGGCAGGTAAAAAGCACGCCTGCAAGGCGAGTTTTAGCGCATCCGATACTATGTTAACGAGTTTGTCCCTAGTGCAACTATGCTCTTCACTCGTTGCAATCGACATGGACGTTATGAATTCCCTCAATGCGGGAGCAATTAAGGGCCTTACCTCATAAGCGCTAAATTCTCGCTGAGCGATCACATCTTTATACTGATTGCTATTAAGCCCCTAGATAGTCAACTCGGCGCGCTTCATAGCGCTCAACCATCTCATTTAGTCCATCTTCTTCGAGTGGTCGCAGACCACTTAACACTAAGGTTTTACGACCTGTTCCAATGAGCTTATCGCCACAATGCAACTCAAATTTGAGTGTCACATCACCGCGCTTACCGTCGATTTCTAAGTGTTGTTCCACTAAGGACAGGTCGATATGGTTAAAATCGAGAGTGGTTAGATCAAACGACATACTCTCATAGATCACCAATGGCCTAGCAGGGTTTATCATCACCCCATGTGTGCGCATCATAGGCACTAATACATGAGTAAAGTTAAGCCCAGAAAAAGCCACGTAGCTGCGGATAAATGACTCGGTCTGAACGTCACACAAGGTGCTAGCACCACTGCGTTCGACACTTAAATACTGTTTCTGTTTATCATCAAAAATCGTAAAACTATCGCCTACGCTATCGGGGAAAACGAGTTTAACCCCACCACCAACCATACCTTCAAAGCTAAAGCTCATCTTCTGGCTCAAGCCATATTGACCCAATACTAAGGCAAATAGCAGATCACCTGGGACACAGAAGCGCTTGGCCGCGACATCATGGATGGGATTAAAGTCTTGCGCCACGCCTTTAGCAAACTCACTCGCTTGCAGGGCCGAGACAGAAACAAGTTGTAGTTCTTTTTGAAAATAAGGACTTAGAAACATATTGGCTCGATAAATCAAGGGGTTCTAAAAATAAGGAGCCATAGTGTATCGCAAAAAATGCAAATCACTCACCCGATGACTCCCTTACTTCTATATAGCTCCCAATTATTAGCAACAACAGTTTCCAATAAAAATAACACATACATCACAATTCTTAATCGCAAACAGCACTCTAAATGATAATTGTTTGCATTATTATGCGTAATAAGTAAAATCCTCAGCAATTAAATAACCCTGACACAACAATTGGGAAAATAATGATGAGAAAAACACTGATTGCCGCAGCTTTACTTGCTACTTTCGCTAGCCAGGGCGCTTATGCATCTGAGGAGACGCAAGAGCTCCGCAACATTATCGAGCAACAACAAAAAGTGCTTAAAGACCTAGAGAAGCGTCTAGAAGAAACCGAAAAGCGCGTTGAAAAAACAGCAGATGTGGTTGAAGAATCAAGCTCAGCTAAGAGCGCTACCACCATTGGCGGCTACGGTGAACTTCATTACAACAACATCACTGACAATAAATCAGGCAAAGACAAGAAAGAGTTCGATTTCCATCGTTTCGTATTGTTCGTTGGCCATGAGTTCACGGCTAATACCCGTTTCTTCTCTGAGCTAGAAGTTGAACACTCTATCTCTGGTGACGGTCAAAATGGTGAAGTTGAGCTAGAACAAGCCTATATCGAACATGATTTTAGCGATGCATTAACGGCTAAAGCGGGTCTATTCCTAATGCCTGTGGGTATCATCAACGAAACTCACGAGCCACCAGCATTCTACGGTGTTGAGCGTAACCCTGTTGAG
Protein-coding sequences here:
- a CDS encoding DUF3581 domain-containing protein, whose product is MFLSPYFQKELQLVSVSALQASEFAKGVAQDFNPIHDVAAKRFCVPGDLLFALVLGQYGLSQKMSFSFEGMVGGGVKLVFPDSVGDSFTIFDDKQKQYLSVERSGASTLCDVQTESFIRSYVAFSGLNFTHVLVPMMRTHGVMINPARPLVIYESMSFDLTTLDFNHIDLSLVEQHLEIDGKRGDVTLKFELHCGDKLIGTGRKTLVLSGLRPLEEDGLNEMVERYEARRVDYLGA